The following proteins come from a genomic window of Rhodopirellula bahusiensis:
- a CDS encoding PVC-type heme-binding CxxCH protein, producing MAPPSLDDQTFSATDVGAKIPNYTPGAQWGTQAEPFSLMQDPLQAEVSINAYAKPQGMTLSVWAKESNENWPNRQIVNERAAGLDGKPIAMTWDENGRLWICETVDYPNELNEKPAVGRDRIKICEDTDSDGQADKFTVFADNLSIPSTLVCYRGGVIVQDGQTTIYLKDTNGDGKADFRQSLITGWAMGDTHGGVSNFQYGPDNWIWGMQGYNNSQPIINGEPQQRFRQGFWRFKVRAGASDKTAPSFAIDAASNAVAEIATDEFDEHTIRVDALEFVRGTNNNTWGLGFSEEGYVFGSTANGCPSVHMPIPNRYYDQVAGWSPETLGPISESFKFNPIDDEIRQVDYHGGYTAACGSAIYTARNYPQPWWNRIQMVCGPTGHLVGSFVLEKDGAGYRSRNAFNTVASIDDWSAPIMSEVGPDGNVWVLDWYNYIVQHNPTPNGFQTGKGTAYESDLRDKRFARVYRLLNKESAELSPSRTMQLAEASNEALVEALKSDNFFWRRAAQRLLVEREATEEPVLNALAALVKQSEVDEIGLDPAAMHAIWTLAGLSESGSSAAAETLAAACQSGFAHISSPVRNAAVGFCHEGQLLQAIEAGLQNDVDPKVRLTLLLRVAEGNAKNAIDGDGLAALLPSIQTDSVLLDAWTSAASTDPTSAIVAMTKMDPAMTDAISQRVSVLAEHIARGRPTAEEISRLLQIDPNSPLAVTVWEGLANGWPRDLTISLPEDSQKLIRDRFLAENTSVESKAAILAVADQWSVENLAEIVGEIQDKLLTTAMDADAEADTRLSAWEQSIRLAPNSTKILDAVEEFFTPQLPPETGVEALRSLQAARVDGLSETLLESRTSLGQSWEAKFLLCFFHARKVPKTCSMRLPKAKCNSTICNWINVRLCSTIQRRLSPSERKR from the coding sequence ATGGCCCCACCTTCTCTGGATGATCAAACGTTTTCAGCGACAGACGTTGGCGCAAAGATCCCCAACTACACGCCCGGGGCTCAGTGGGGAACCCAAGCTGAGCCATTCTCGTTGATGCAGGATCCGCTGCAGGCTGAAGTGTCGATCAATGCGTACGCCAAACCGCAGGGAATGACGCTTTCTGTTTGGGCAAAAGAGTCCAATGAGAATTGGCCCAACCGACAGATAGTTAATGAACGAGCAGCCGGTTTGGACGGAAAACCGATCGCGATGACCTGGGACGAAAACGGTCGTCTTTGGATCTGCGAGACAGTGGATTATCCGAACGAGCTGAATGAGAAGCCGGCCGTTGGGCGTGACCGAATCAAGATCTGCGAAGACACCGACAGCGACGGTCAGGCGGACAAGTTCACCGTGTTCGCGGATAATTTGAGCATCCCTTCCACATTGGTTTGCTACCGAGGTGGAGTGATTGTTCAGGACGGCCAAACAACCATTTATCTCAAGGACACCAACGGCGACGGCAAAGCTGACTTCCGCCAGTCGCTAATCACCGGTTGGGCGATGGGTGACACTCACGGTGGCGTAAGCAATTTCCAATATGGTCCCGACAACTGGATCTGGGGAATGCAGGGCTACAACAACTCTCAGCCCATCATCAATGGCGAGCCGCAACAACGATTCCGCCAGGGCTTTTGGCGATTCAAAGTGCGAGCGGGGGCTTCCGACAAAACCGCTCCTTCGTTTGCGATCGATGCCGCCTCGAATGCGGTAGCCGAGATTGCAACCGATGAGTTTGATGAACATACGATCCGCGTTGACGCACTCGAATTCGTCCGGGGCACGAACAACAACACCTGGGGCCTTGGTTTCAGCGAAGAGGGCTACGTGTTTGGTTCAACCGCCAATGGATGCCCCAGCGTTCACATGCCCATTCCCAATCGCTACTACGACCAAGTCGCAGGTTGGTCACCGGAAACGTTGGGGCCAATTTCGGAGTCGTTCAAGTTCAACCCCATTGATGATGAAATACGGCAAGTCGACTACCACGGTGGCTACACCGCCGCTTGCGGTTCGGCAATCTACACCGCACGCAACTATCCGCAGCCTTGGTGGAACCGCATTCAAATGGTTTGCGGTCCGACGGGGCACCTGGTCGGTTCTTTCGTGCTTGAAAAAGACGGGGCCGGTTACCGAAGCCGCAACGCGTTCAATACCGTCGCAAGCATCGACGATTGGTCTGCTCCAATCATGTCCGAAGTTGGTCCTGATGGAAATGTTTGGGTGCTCGATTGGTACAACTACATCGTGCAACACAACCCGACTCCGAATGGGTTCCAGACTGGAAAGGGGACTGCGTACGAGAGTGACCTTCGCGACAAGCGATTCGCACGCGTTTATCGACTGCTCAACAAGGAATCGGCTGAGTTGTCGCCGTCGCGAACGATGCAGCTAGCCGAGGCCAGCAACGAGGCGCTCGTCGAGGCGTTGAAGAGCGATAACTTCTTCTGGCGTCGTGCAGCTCAGCGTCTACTCGTCGAGCGCGAGGCAACGGAGGAACCTGTCTTGAATGCTCTGGCAGCGTTGGTCAAGCAATCGGAGGTCGACGAAATCGGTCTGGACCCCGCCGCGATGCATGCGATTTGGACGCTCGCCGGTTTATCGGAATCAGGCAGTTCGGCCGCAGCAGAAACGCTTGCTGCAGCATGCCAATCCGGTTTCGCACACATTTCGAGCCCGGTACGCAACGCGGCCGTTGGGTTCTGTCACGAAGGCCAGCTCCTCCAAGCAATCGAAGCCGGTTTGCAGAACGACGTTGACCCAAAGGTCCGACTGACTCTGTTGCTGCGTGTCGCTGAGGGGAATGCGAAGAATGCGATCGACGGGGACGGACTGGCAGCATTGCTGCCCTCGATTCAAACCGATAGTGTCTTGCTGGATGCCTGGACTTCGGCCGCTTCTACGGATCCAACTTCGGCCATCGTCGCGATGACGAAAATGGATCCAGCAATGACTGACGCGATCAGCCAGCGCGTCTCGGTGTTGGCAGAACACATCGCACGGGGGCGCCCGACTGCGGAAGAAATCAGTCGACTACTTCAGATCGATCCAAATTCACCATTGGCGGTAACCGTATGGGAAGGTCTCGCGAATGGGTGGCCGAGAGATTTGACGATCAGCCTGCCGGAGGATTCGCAGAAGCTGATTCGCGATCGGTTCCTCGCGGAAAACACGTCCGTTGAGAGTAAGGCCGCCATTCTCGCCGTTGCCGATCAATGGTCGGTCGAGAACTTGGCGGAGATCGTCGGCGAGATCCAAGATAAATTGCTGACGACCGCGATGGATGCTGACGCGGAAGCCGACACGCGACTGAGTGCGTGGGAGCAGTCGATTCGGCTTGCACCGAACAGTACAAAAATTCTGGACGCCGTCGAGGAATTCTTCACCCCACAGCTTCCTCCCGAGACCGGTGTTGAGGCACTTCGCTCCCTTCAGGCCGCTCGCGTCGATGGTTTGTCTGAAACCCTC